Genomic DNA from Anaerohalosphaeraceae bacterium:
CATCGTAATTGTCATCGGTCCCACTCCGCCCGGCACCGGCGTAATCATCGACGCCTTCTGTCGCACCGCTTCAAAGTCCACATCGCCGACCAGCCGATAACCGGTTTTGGCCGACGCATCCTCGACCCGATTGACGCCTACGTCAATTACCACCGCTCCTTCCTTAACCATATCGGCCGTAATTGTCCTCGGACGGCCTGCCGCCGCTATCACAATATCCGCCCGACGAACATGCTCAGCCAGATTTCGCGTTTTGGTATGACAAACCGTCACCGTTGCATTTCCCATTCGCCCCTTCTGAATCAGCAGATTGGCCAGCGGCTTGCCCACAATATTGCTCCGTCCTACAATCACCACCTCGGCCCCTTCCAGCACAACCCCGCTTCGCACGAGCATCTGCACAACCCCGTGCGGCGTACACGGCAGGAAACACCGCTGTCCAATCACCATCCGCCCCACATTAACCGGATGAAATCCGTCCACATCCTTTTCCGGACAAATTGCGTTCAAAATCCGCTCCTCATTTATGTGCTTCGGCAAAGGCAGTTGCACCAGAATCCCGTGTATCTTTGGGTCCTGGTTGAATCGTTCAATCAGCCCTAACAGTTCCGACTCCGTCGTAGCGGCAGGCAGCC
This window encodes:
- the folD gene encoding bifunctional methylenetetrahydrofolate dehydrogenase/methenyltetrahydrofolate cyclohydrolase FolD, with the translated sequence MAAKILDGRQIAAQMREELKGRIAGLAQRGIRPGLAVILVGDDPASKSYVTAKEKACEEVGIYSSDNRLPAATTESELLGLIERFNQDPKIHGILVQLPLPKHINEERILNAICPEKDVDGFHPVNVGRMVIGQRCFLPCTPHGVVQMLVRSGVVLEGAEVVIVGRSNIVGKPLANLLIQKGRMGNATVTVCHTKTRNLAEHVRRADIVIAAAGRPRTITADMVKEGAVVIDVGVNRVEDASAKTGYRLVGDVDFEAVRQKASMITPVPGGVGPMTITMLLYNTVESAERTAQSR